Genomic segment of Erythrobacter sp. BLCC-B19:
CTGACACGTGCCTTCATAGATCACGTGCTCGCCATCAGGCCAGGCAATCGCCAGAACGCAGTGGAAGGCGGCGGCGCGGTCAACCTCGGGGCCTTGCTGGGCGAGCAGCCCTTCGACCTTGCCCATCGCCATGTACCAGTCGCGCCCCGGCGCGCCTTCGAACCACTGCCGCTCGGCCCAGTCGGCGGTATAGACACCGGGCCGCCCGCCGAGTGCTGCGACGCTCAGCCCGCTGTCATCCGCCAGCGCCGCCAGCCCCGAAGCCTCCGCCGCCGACCGCGCCTTGATCAGCGCGTTCTGCGCGAAAGTGGTGCCGGTTTCCGCCGGCTCGGGCAGACCGAGCGATCCGGCGGAGATGCACTTCACCCCGTAAGGATCGAGCAGCGCGGAGATTTCCTTGAGCTTGCCCGCGTTGTGCGTGGCAATCACCAGGGTGCCGGAGCCGATCCGGCGTGTCATTTCACCGCGTCCAGCTGCGCCGCAAAGATCCGGTCGCAGCCGATGCGGGCGAGGCGCAGGAGGCGCAGGAGCGCTTCCTCGTCATAGGTCGCGCCTTCGGCCGTCGCCTGCACCTCGGCAATCTTGCCGCCCGAGAGCAGCACGAAATTGCCGTCGGCTTCCGCGTTCGAATCCTCATCGTAATCGAGGTCGAGGACGGGCGTGCCCTTGAAGATGCCG
This window contains:
- the rdgB gene encoding RdgB/HAM1 family non-canonical purine NTP pyrophosphatase, with translation MTRRIGSGTLVIATHNAGKLKEISALLDPYGVKCISAGSLGLPEPAETGTTFAQNALIKARSAAEASGLAALADDSGLSVAALGGRPGVYTADWAERQWFEGAPGRDWYMAMGKVEGLLAQQGPEVDRAAAFHCVLAIAWPDGEHVIYEGTCQGTLTWPPRGEMGFGYDPVFVPTGSALTFAEIPPEAKHDVSHRADAFAKLVAEQFG